In Gemmatimonadota bacterium, the following are encoded in one genomic region:
- the gcvH gene encoding glycine cleavage system protein GcvH: MANVPEELRYTADHEWARRTSDPAILEIGITEYAQGELGDIVFVNLPKPGEKFADHQAFGTIEAVKAVSDLYSPLAGEIVAVNPALDTDPAVVNRAPYTDGWMIRLKIADPAQFDTLLAPAAYRSQIGA; the protein is encoded by the coding sequence GTGGCCAACGTCCCCGAAGAGCTTCGCTACACCGCCGACCACGAATGGGCTCGCCGCACGTCGGATCCAGCCATTCTCGAGATCGGCATTACCGAATACGCCCAGGGCGAGCTCGGCGATATCGTCTTCGTGAACCTCCCCAAACCGGGCGAGAAGTTTGCCGACCACCAGGCGTTCGGCACCATCGAGGCCGTCAAAGCGGTGTCGGACCTGTACTCCCCGCTGGCCGGCGAGATCGTCGCGGTCAACCCCGCGCTCGACACCGATCCCGCGGTCGTCAACCGGGCGCCGTACACCGACGGCTGGATGATCCGGCTCAAGATCGCCGACCCGGCCCAGTTCGACACGCTGCTGGCCCCGGCGGCGTATCGATCCCAGATCGGCGCCTGA
- a CDS encoding pyridoxal phosphate-dependent aminotransferase — protein sequence MIPPDRGDPDPGQPLCRLGAQRASHGGAPRVPLDERRGPFRVGGDDDALGLLREVGKDGDEAVIVRLEFGPGHDNARQFGNRERAPANQLRGHRSGGDEAVDPLADEMVAGPGRGWPLGRNLPDGMRGRSGRLGPGGQGGFRNQEEQGMGPRVWGSAEDGREDRDGISRRGGGGQNQVGTTSRNRNGRPAHRRGYERSIRHGYLGCEREQLGINITLTSLKQPTNLPIIHPFPVIFLTKVLRLPEPLSSNLAHLKGSETIAINTEARRLRALGKDVLDLSVGEPDFDTPAAAAQAGVQAIQKGLTRYPPNIGIADLRNAMATHLSQLSGGRPVDPDRFVVSTGSKQSLFNACFTLFGPKDKVLIPSPAWVSYPQIVHLARAEPVMVPGEVEWGLKVSVKDLERHTDKLVRGLILCSPCNPTGAVYTLGELRAIGDWARKHNVWIISDEIYRRIHFGSGPAPSFFDLPDEYLEKTVIIYGASKAYAMTGWRIGAAYAPPAIAKAMGNLQSHTTTGANHPAQAAAAMAFSDPRVEQEVVKMTAAFRKRRDHLVDRFRSEAPGVEFVEPHGAFYLFFRVDGIPRSGGLTGTKFCERLLGEHGVALVPGAAFGDDRWVRLSYATSEKDIEKAVDRIVRCFAEFEAGTV from the coding sequence GTGATCCCACCCGACCGTGGCGACCCGGATCCGGGCCAACCGCTCTGCCGGCTCGGCGCCCAACGGGCCAGCCACGGCGGCGCGCCACGCGTACCGCTCGACGAACGGCGCGGTCCGTTCCGGGTCGGCGGTGATGACGACGCGCTGGGTCTCCTTCGGGAGGTCGGCAAAGACGGCGACGAAGCGGTCATCGTCCGCCTCGAGTTCGGGCCAGGCCACGACAACGCCAGACAATTCGGCAACCGGGAGCGCGCTCCGGCGAATCAGCTCCGCGGCCACCGCTCCGGTGGTGACGAGGCAGTCGACCCGCTGGCCGACGAGATGGTGGCCGGCCCGGGCCGGGGTTGGCCCCTGGGCCGCAACCTTCCCGATGGAATGCGCGGCCGAAGCGGCCGCCTCGGCCCAGGGGGCCAGGGCGGATTCAGGAACCAAGAGGAGCAGGGGATGGGACCGCGTGTCTGGGGTTCGGCCGAGGACGGCCGCGAGGACCGGGATGGCATAAGCAGGCGAGGGGGGGGCGGCCAAAACCAGGTTGGCACCACGAGCCGCAATCGGAACGGCCGACCCGCTCACCGGCGGGGCTACGAACGGAGCATCAGACACGGGTATCTCGGTTGTGAAAGAGAACAGCTTGGCATCAATATAACATTGACATCCCTGAAACAACCCACGAACCTTCCAATCATCCACCCATTTCCGGTGATTTTCTTGACTAAGGTCCTCCGCCTTCCCGAGCCGCTGTCCAGCAATCTTGCCCATCTCAAGGGCTCCGAAACGATCGCGATCAACACCGAGGCCCGCCGTCTCCGGGCCCTCGGGAAAGACGTGCTCGATCTGAGCGTCGGCGAGCCGGATTTCGACACCCCGGCGGCCGCGGCGCAGGCCGGGGTGCAGGCCATCCAGAAGGGACTGACCCGGTACCCGCCGAACATCGGGATCGCGGACCTCCGGAACGCCATGGCAACCCACTTGAGCCAGTTGTCGGGCGGGCGACCGGTCGATCCGGACCGGTTCGTGGTCAGCACCGGGTCCAAGCAGTCGTTGTTCAACGCCTGCTTTACGCTCTTCGGGCCCAAGGACAAAGTCCTGATCCCTTCGCCGGCTTGGGTTTCGTATCCCCAGATCGTCCATCTGGCCCGGGCCGAACCGGTGATGGTGCCCGGGGAGGTGGAGTGGGGCCTCAAGGTGAGCGTCAAGGACCTCGAGCGGCACACCGACAAGCTGGTCCGCGGATTGATTCTCTGTTCGCCCTGCAACCCGACGGGGGCCGTGTACACGCTGGGTGAGCTTCGGGCGATTGGTGACTGGGCCCGGAAACACAACGTCTGGATCATCAGCGATGAGATCTATCGCCGGATCCACTTCGGGTCGGGGCCGGCGCCGTCGTTCTTCGACCTGCCCGACGAGTACCTCGAAAAGACCGTCATCATCTACGGGGCGAGCAAGGCCTACGCGATGACCGGATGGCGGATCGGCGCCGCCTACGCGCCCCCGGCGATCGCCAAGGCCATGGGGAACCTGCAGTCGCACACCACGACGGGGGCCAATCATCCGGCCCAGGCGGCCGCCGCGATGGCGTTCTCCGATCCGCGGGTCGAGCAGGAAGTCGTCAAGATGACGGCGGCGTTCCGGAAACGGCGGGACCACCTGGTCGACCGGTTCCGGAGCGAGGCGCCCGGGGTCGAGTTCGTGGAGCCGCACGGGGCCTTCTACCTATTTTTTCGGGTCGACGGGATTCCTCGCTCCGGCGGGCTGACCGGCACCAAGTTCTGCGAGCGGTTGTTAGGGGAGCATGGCGTTGCGCTGGTACCGGGGGCCGCGTTTGGCGACGACCGCTGGGTCCGGCTCTCCTATGCCACCTCGGAAAAAGACATCGAGAAAGCGGTGGACCGGATCGTCCGCTGCTTTGCGGAGTTCGAGGCCGGCACGGTGTGA
- the gcvP gene encoding glycine dehydrogenase (aminomethyl-transferring), protein MTEPAATFLDRHLGPRLADIESMLKTLGYPSLDALVTALIPANIRLGRPLDVPPACSEPEALAELAARAEANQAFRTYIGMGYSNCHVPGVVQRNIFENPGWYTAYTPYQPEIAQGRLEALLNFQTVICDLTGLEVASASLLDEGTAAAEAMGLSVAMAPAGPGKTYLIDAACHPQTIAVVETRAEARGVRCVVADPATFHFDAATVGCLLQYPCTEGSVRDLAGICKQAHTANALVTVATDLLALALLAPPGEWGADIAVGNSQRFGVPLGYGGPHAAFMATKDAFKRHLPGRLIGVSKDREGRPALRMALQTREQHIRREKATSNICTAQVLLAVMASMYAVYHGPEGILAIARRTHHRTKLLARALEHLKHSVVHGAYFDTLAVDTDPATASAIHAAANQRGMNLRAVSATRIGIALDETTRLEDVADLVACFDRTGTYVFDAAALEKSLGDAIPSGLARRSSYLTHPVFKRYRSETEMLRYIRRLEAKDLSLTSAMIPLGSCTMKLNATAEMAGVSWKGFGGIHPFAPINQTPGYQQLFAELERWLSDITGFARISLQPNAGSQGEYAGLLVIRAYHKARGDHHRTVCLIPQSAHGTNPASAVMTGFDVVVIKTDAHGNIDLADLAKQAEAHAANLGALMVTYPSTHGVFEDGIRQVTEIIHRHGGQVYMDGANMNAQVGLTSPGTIGADVCHLNLHKTFCIPHGGGGPGMGPIGVAAHLAPYLPSHPVIPVGGPENCGTVSAAPWGSPSILPISWAYIRMMGPEGLKTATEIAILSANYVAKRLSPHYKILYTGNEGLIAHECIVDFRMFKQSAGVEVEDVAKRLIDYSFHPPTVSFPVAGTIMIEPTESESKEELDRFCDALIAIREEIREIETGVAERGNNVLFHAPHPLETVLSDSWNRPYARERAGFPSAATRLHKVWPTVSRIDGAYGDRNLVCTCPPIEAYSGG, encoded by the coding sequence ATGACCGAACCCGCCGCCACGTTTCTCGACCGGCACTTGGGCCCCCGATTGGCCGACATCGAATCGATGCTGAAGACGTTAGGCTACCCGAGCCTCGACGCCCTGGTCACCGCCCTGATTCCCGCCAATATCCGCCTGGGCCGGCCGCTCGATGTGCCCCCGGCCTGCAGCGAGCCGGAAGCCCTGGCGGAATTGGCCGCCCGGGCCGAAGCCAACCAGGCGTTCCGCACCTACATCGGCATGGGGTATTCGAATTGTCACGTGCCCGGCGTCGTGCAGCGAAACATCTTCGAGAACCCGGGCTGGTACACGGCCTATACGCCGTACCAGCCCGAGATCGCCCAGGGACGGCTCGAGGCGCTCCTCAATTTCCAAACCGTGATCTGCGATCTGACCGGGCTCGAAGTGGCCAGCGCCTCATTGCTCGATGAAGGGACGGCGGCCGCGGAAGCCATGGGACTGTCGGTGGCCATGGCGCCCGCCGGTCCGGGAAAGACCTACCTGATCGATGCGGCCTGCCACCCGCAGACGATTGCCGTGGTCGAAACCCGGGCCGAAGCCCGCGGCGTCCGGTGCGTGGTGGCCGACCCCGCCACCTTCCACTTCGATGCCGCCACGGTCGGCTGCCTGCTCCAATATCCCTGCACCGAAGGCAGCGTCCGCGACCTGGCCGGGATCTGTAAGCAGGCCCATACGGCCAACGCGTTGGTGACGGTGGCCACCGACCTCCTCGCGCTGGCCCTGCTCGCCCCCCCGGGCGAATGGGGCGCCGACATTGCCGTCGGCAACTCCCAGCGTTTCGGAGTGCCGTTAGGCTACGGCGGCCCCCACGCCGCGTTCATGGCCACCAAGGACGCCTTCAAACGGCACCTGCCGGGCCGGCTGATCGGGGTGTCGAAGGACCGCGAGGGCCGGCCGGCCCTCCGGATGGCGCTCCAGACCCGGGAGCAGCACATCCGCCGTGAAAAGGCCACCAGCAACATCTGCACGGCTCAAGTGCTCCTGGCGGTCATGGCCAGCATGTATGCCGTCTATCACGGCCCCGAGGGCATCCTGGCCATTGCCCGGCGCACCCACCACCGGACCAAGCTCCTGGCCCGGGCCCTGGAACACCTGAAACACTCGGTGGTCCATGGCGCCTACTTCGACACGCTGGCGGTCGACACCGATCCGGCCACCGCCTCGGCCATCCACGCCGCGGCCAATCAGCGGGGCATGAATCTTCGGGCCGTCAGCGCCACCCGGATCGGGATCGCGCTCGACGAAACCACTCGCCTGGAAGATGTCGCCGATCTGGTGGCCTGCTTCGACCGGACCGGGACCTACGTTTTCGATGCAGCCGCGCTCGAGAAGAGCCTCGGCGATGCCATTCCGAGCGGCCTGGCCCGCCGGTCGAGCTATCTCACCCATCCGGTATTCAAGCGCTACCGCTCCGAAACCGAGATGCTCCGCTACATTCGCCGCCTCGAGGCGAAAGACCTGTCCCTGACCTCCGCCATGATCCCGCTCGGCTCCTGCACCATGAAGCTCAACGCCACGGCCGAGATGGCCGGGGTCAGTTGGAAGGGCTTCGGCGGGATCCACCCCTTTGCCCCGATCAACCAAACGCCCGGGTATCAGCAACTGTTCGCCGAGCTCGAGCGCTGGCTTTCGGATATCACCGGCTTCGCCAGGATTTCCCTGCAACCGAACGCCGGGTCGCAGGGCGAGTATGCGGGCCTGTTGGTGATTCGGGCCTATCACAAGGCCCGAGGCGACCACCACCGCACCGTCTGTCTGATTCCGCAATCCGCCCACGGAACCAATCCGGCCAGCGCGGTCATGACCGGGTTCGACGTCGTGGTCATCAAGACCGACGCCCATGGCAATATCGACCTGGCCGACCTCGCCAAGCAGGCCGAGGCCCACGCGGCAAATCTCGGCGCGCTAATGGTGACCTATCCCTCGACCCACGGGGTCTTCGAGGACGGGATTCGCCAGGTGACCGAGATCATCCACCGTCATGGCGGCCAGGTCTACATGGACGGGGCCAACATGAACGCCCAGGTCGGCCTGACCAGCCCCGGTACGATCGGTGCCGACGTCTGCCACCTGAACCTCCACAAAACGTTCTGCATTCCCCATGGTGGCGGCGGCCCGGGGATGGGGCCGATCGGCGTCGCGGCGCACTTGGCGCCGTACCTCCCGAGCCACCCGGTCATTCCCGTGGGCGGACCGGAGAACTGCGGCACCGTCTCCGCCGCGCCGTGGGGAAGTCCCTCGATTCTGCCGATTTCCTGGGCCTATATCCGGATGATGGGCCCCGAGGGCCTGAAGACAGCCACCGAGATCGCGATTCTGAGCGCAAACTACGTGGCCAAACGGCTGTCGCCCCATTACAAAATCCTGTATACGGGCAACGAAGGCCTGATTGCCCACGAGTGCATCGTCGACTTCCGGATGTTCAAGCAGTCGGCGGGCGTCGAGGTCGAGGACGTCGCGAAACGGTTGATCGACTACAGCTTCCACCCGCCCACGGTGTCCTTCCCGGTGGCCGGGACGATCATGATCGAGCCGACCGAGAGCGAGTCGAAAGAGGAACTCGACCGGTTCTGCGACGCCCTGATCGCGATTCGCGAAGAAATTCGGGAGATCGAAACCGGGGTGGCCGAACGGGGAAACAACGTGCTGTTTCACGCCCCGCACCCGCTCGAGACGGTGCTGTCCGATTCCTGGAACCGCCCCTATGCCCGCGAACGGGCCGGCTTCCCCTCGGCGGCCACTCGGCTCCACAAGGTCTGGCCGACCGTGTCACGGATCGACGGGGCCTATGGCGACCGCAACCTGGTCTGCACCTGCCCGCCGATCGAAGCCTACTCGGGAGGGTGA
- a CDS encoding dephospho-CoA kinase, producing the protein MLNVGLTGNIASGKSTVARLFADWGAVVIDADAIVHALEQPGTPVFNAIVAKFGEDVLAPDGRLDRPALRARVFGNRDALAALNGMVHPAVAAERDRQMAEARAARTKVLIQDIPLLFEVMDPKQFDAVVLVDAPEAARRERLERLRGLDPDTAESMIGAQRPSAEKRPKATYIIDNEADFATLEKRARDVWRQLARRAARSA; encoded by the coding sequence ATGCTCAACGTCGGACTCACCGGGAACATCGCGTCGGGCAAATCCACCGTGGCCCGCCTCTTTGCCGATTGGGGCGCCGTGGTGATCGACGCCGACGCCATCGTCCACGCGCTCGAGCAGCCGGGGACGCCAGTGTTCAATGCCATCGTGGCCAAATTCGGCGAGGACGTGCTCGCCCCCGACGGCCGGCTCGACCGGCCGGCCCTTCGCGCCCGGGTCTTCGGGAACCGCGATGCCCTCGCGGCCCTTAACGGCATGGTCCATCCCGCCGTGGCCGCCGAACGCGACCGCCAGATGGCGGAAGCGCGGGCGGCGCGCACCAAAGTCCTGATCCAGGACATTCCGCTGCTCTTCGAAGTGATGGACCCCAAGCAGTTCGATGCCGTGGTGCTGGTCGATGCCCCGGAGGCGGCCCGGCGGGAGCGGCTGGAACGGCTCCGGGGACTCGACCCCGACACCGCGGAATCGATGATCGGGGCCCAGCGGCCCTCGGCGGAAAAGCGGCCGAAAGCCACCTACATCATCGACAACGAGGCCGACTTCGCCACCCTCGAAAAACGGGCCCGCGACGTCTGGCGCCAACTGGCGCGGCGAGCGGCCCGTTCGGCTTGA
- a CDS encoding ATP-binding protein — protein MIGQVVATELKPSTPHQFLFWTARDAQVGIGSIVRVEGPGRTVYGVVTDAFAYSDLATPMDAVYAADGDPAGAIEPSHRSEIRLYQTAVLRHVPEEPLQSVPLGVVYLATDADVGVALRMDAYTTGDKPTGVPVGLYAAGGLEAPIQIDADFLLGPEAAHLNITGVSGLATKTSAVEFFLTSIFQRFPAHKGRIAALCFNVKGPDLLFLDQPGTLTDEDRRLYDRLGLDAGPFQQVRYFAPFKNDGVNLNTLRTNPELKPTEPLVWGLREVLDYTEVLLNRDDIDAKADGFIDFLAERVVGKEFRDEVSGQTFLVRTFAELEGFFKAIFEFLETTGRSEIWRTHHVATIRKIRNRLGNISTRSKGLVTDDGEVNDLPWGHFEDRNIYVIDVAGLDPLAQDLVFARIVSKLREHLERRDLGVEHVIVFVDELNKYAPQEGHDTYVRKMLLDLSERGRYLGLVLFSAQQFRSQVHKRVVGNAGTSVFGRLDADELSTPGYGILSPAIKAKLAALPKGELMLRHPHFTQPIFVKFPRPSVLSGREGVERFPPEVEVPFEDAVARRLRALSPSVSVNRIKDLVAGRTTDDVVRALHATIRNRPDDVTAFFTKCLGREIKVRSVAPRPGVASLKPADDPYS, from the coding sequence ATGATCGGCCAGGTCGTTGCCACCGAACTCAAGCCGAGCACGCCGCACCAGTTCCTGTTCTGGACGGCGCGCGATGCCCAAGTCGGCATCGGGTCGATCGTCCGGGTCGAAGGGCCGGGGCGCACGGTCTACGGCGTCGTGACGGACGCGTTTGCGTACTCCGATCTCGCCACCCCGATGGATGCTGTGTACGCCGCGGATGGCGATCCCGCCGGCGCGATCGAACCCAGCCATCGCAGCGAGATCCGGCTCTACCAGACCGCCGTCCTCCGCCACGTCCCGGAAGAGCCGCTCCAGTCGGTGCCGTTAGGCGTGGTGTATCTGGCCACCGACGCCGACGTCGGCGTGGCGCTCCGGATGGACGCCTACACGACGGGCGACAAGCCGACCGGCGTGCCCGTCGGCCTCTATGCGGCCGGCGGGTTGGAAGCTCCGATCCAAATCGACGCCGATTTTCTGCTCGGCCCCGAGGCCGCCCATCTCAACATCACCGGGGTCTCGGGACTCGCCACCAAGACCTCGGCGGTCGAGTTCTTCCTGACCTCGATCTTTCAGCGATTCCCGGCCCACAAAGGCCGGATCGCCGCCCTTTGTTTCAATGTCAAAGGACCCGACCTGCTGTTCCTGGATCAACCGGGGACCCTCACCGATGAAGATCGCCGGCTCTACGACCGGCTCGGGCTCGACGCGGGGCCGTTCCAACAGGTCCGATATTTCGCTCCGTTCAAGAACGACGGTGTCAACCTCAATACCCTCCGTACCAATCCGGAGCTCAAACCCACCGAGCCGTTGGTGTGGGGCCTCCGGGAAGTGCTCGACTACACCGAAGTGCTCCTCAACCGAGACGACATCGACGCCAAAGCCGACGGCTTTATCGATTTCCTGGCCGAACGGGTCGTCGGGAAGGAGTTTCGAGACGAGGTGTCGGGGCAAACCTTCTTGGTCCGGACCTTTGCCGAGCTCGAGGGGTTCTTCAAGGCGATCTTCGAGTTTTTGGAAACGACAGGTCGCTCCGAGATTTGGCGGACCCACCATGTGGCCACGATTCGAAAGATCCGGAACCGGCTCGGCAATATCAGCACCCGCTCCAAGGGTCTGGTCACCGACGACGGCGAGGTCAACGACCTCCCGTGGGGCCATTTCGAGGATCGAAATATTTACGTCATCGATGTCGCCGGTCTCGACCCGCTGGCGCAGGACCTGGTGTTTGCCCGGATCGTCTCGAAGCTCCGGGAGCATCTCGAACGCCGGGATCTCGGGGTCGAACACGTGATCGTGTTCGTCGATGAGCTGAACAAGTATGCCCCCCAGGAGGGACACGACACCTACGTCCGAAAGATGCTGCTCGATCTGTCCGAGCGAGGCCGGTACCTCGGCCTGGTGCTGTTCTCCGCCCAGCAGTTTCGTTCCCAGGTGCACAAGCGGGTCGTTGGAAACGCGGGCACTTCGGTGTTCGGCCGCCTCGACGCCGACGAATTGTCGACGCCCGGGTATGGGATTCTCTCGCCGGCCATCAAGGCGAAGCTCGCCGCACTACCCAAGGGCGAGTTGATGCTCCGCCACCCTCACTTCACCCAGCCGATCTTCGTGAAGTTTCCCCGGCCGTCGGTGCTGTCGGGGCGGGAAGGGGTCGAGCGGTTTCCACCGGAGGTCGAGGTCCCGTTCGAAGATGCCGTGGCCCGGCGGCTCCGGGCGCTCAGTCCGTCGGTGTCGGTCAATCGGATCAAGGATTTGGTGGCCGGCCGGACCACCGACGACGTGGTCCGGGCCCTTCACGCCACCATCCGGAATCGGCCCGATGACGTCACCGCGTTTTTCACCAAATGTCTCGGCCGGGAGATCAAGGTCCGCTCGGTGGCGCCCCGGCCCGGGGTGGCCTCCTTGAAGCCGGCCGACGATCCCTATTCCTGA
- a CDS encoding thymidine kinase, whose protein sequence is MYHASRTGSIEVIAGVMFSGKSEELIRRVRRALIARRRVQVFKSRLDDRYGGITRISSHTGIEIEAIPTDHSADIFRQVRPDSELVAIDEAQFLDAGIVAVSTGLAERGVRVVLAGTDTDFRGEPFGKMGELMAVAEQVDKLQAICVVCGDLACRNQRLINGRPARWDSPTIMVGGSEAYEARCRRCHRVPRPDEDQTRIL, encoded by the coding sequence ATGTACCACGCCTCGCGCACCGGATCCATCGAGGTCATTGCCGGCGTCATGTTCAGCGGGAAAAGCGAAGAGTTGATCCGCCGGGTCCGGCGGGCGTTGATCGCCCGCCGACGGGTTCAGGTCTTCAAATCCCGCCTCGATGACCGTTACGGCGGCATCACCCGGATCTCGAGCCACACCGGGATCGAAATCGAAGCGATTCCGACCGACCATTCGGCCGACATCTTCCGGCAAGTCCGGCCTGATTCCGAATTGGTGGCCATCGACGAGGCCCAGTTTCTCGACGCCGGGATCGTCGCGGTGTCGACCGGCCTTGCGGAGCGGGGTGTCCGGGTGGTGTTGGCCGGCACCGACACGGATTTCCGGGGCGAGCCGTTCGGCAAGATGGGTGAACTGATGGCCGTGGCGGAACAGGTCGACAAGCTCCAAGCCATCTGCGTTGTCTGCGGCGACCTCGCCTGCCGCAATCAGCGACTCATCAACGGCCGCCCCGCCCGATGGGATTCGCCGACGATTATGGTCGGTGGAAGCGAAGCCTACGAGGCCCGGTGTCGCCGGTGCCACCGGGTGCCGCGGCCGGACGAGGACCAGACCAGGATTCTCTAG
- a CDS encoding AMP-dependent synthetase: MPDRTIGRVLSDRARQTPDQPFLRFGDERLTFGDVEAWSAQVAARLAARGVRVGDRVGIMMPNGVEYVVSWLAVVRIGAIVVPVNTGYQERDLGFVLGDSGTRLVVTVAGHLPLLDRIWTECPGLEDCVAWDAGFRDEAAEGPRADPDPGVTPDSLAVLQYTSGTTGFPKGCMITHEGWLTVADRFAEAGQFSADDVAVIMTPFYYGDFGWNVILCLAVGMELVLLPRFSASGLWRSVRDAGGTFFYCLGTMPVLLQKQPEDPAIDRGHRVRWVSCSGIPADQHAELERRWGVPWREWYGTTEIGFVIAMPLADSHMTGSGSIGRMLPGYEGRLVDAAGQDVPRGEVGEFISRGPVNALGYWNNPEATVQWMRDGWAHTGDLMRQDADGYYYLVGRTKDMIRRGGENIAAGEVEAVLCEHPGVRNAACVSVPDPIRGEEVLAYIQPTGEAPDPERILDHCRQRLAAFKVPRYLAVVAEFPLTPSQRVEKHKLPRSVHGCYDATTRSSG; the protein is encoded by the coding sequence ATTCCTGACCGGACCATCGGCCGGGTCCTCTCGGACCGGGCCCGGCAAACACCGGACCAGCCGTTTCTCCGGTTCGGCGACGAGCGCCTAACGTTCGGCGACGTCGAGGCCTGGAGCGCCCAGGTGGCCGCGCGGCTGGCGGCGCGCGGGGTGAGGGTCGGCGACCGGGTCGGCATCATGATGCCGAACGGTGTCGAATACGTGGTCAGCTGGCTCGCCGTGGTGCGGATCGGCGCCATCGTCGTCCCGGTCAATACCGGATACCAGGAGCGCGACCTCGGCTTCGTCCTCGGCGATTCCGGAACCCGGCTGGTGGTCACCGTGGCCGGCCATCTGCCGTTGCTCGACCGGATCTGGACCGAGTGCCCCGGCCTCGAGGACTGCGTGGCCTGGGACGCCGGGTTCCGGGACGAAGCGGCGGAGGGACCCCGGGCGGACCCGGACCCTGGCGTCACCCCGGACTCCCTCGCCGTGCTCCAGTACACCTCGGGCACCACCGGCTTCCCCAAGGGGTGCATGATCACCCACGAGGGGTGGCTCACCGTGGCGGACCGGTTCGCCGAAGCCGGCCAATTCTCGGCCGACGACGTGGCGGTCATCATGACCCCGTTCTATTACGGCGATTTCGGATGGAATGTCATTCTCTGTCTGGCCGTCGGGATGGAACTCGTCTTGTTGCCCCGGTTCTCGGCGTCCGGCCTGTGGCGTTCGGTGCGGGACGCGGGCGGCACCTTCTTCTATTGCCTGGGGACGATGCCGGTGCTGCTCCAGAAACAGCCCGAGGATCCCGCCATCGATCGCGGGCACCGGGTCCGCTGGGTCTCCTGTTCGGGGATCCCGGCCGATCAACACGCCGAACTCGAACGACGATGGGGCGTGCCGTGGCGCGAGTGGTACGGAACCACCGAGATCGGCTTCGTCATCGCGATGCCGCTCGCCGATAGCCACATGACCGGGTCGGGATCGATCGGACGGATGTTGCCGGGCTACGAGGGTCGGCTCGTCGATGCCGCCGGACAGGATGTGCCCCGGGGCGAGGTCGGTGAGTTCATCAGCCGGGGCCCGGTCAACGCGCTCGGATATTGGAACAATCCCGAGGCGACCGTCCAGTGGATGCGAGACGGCTGGGCCCACACCGGCGACCTGATGCGGCAAGACGCCGACGGCTACTACTACCTCGTCGGTCGAACCAAGGACATGATCCGCCGGGGCGGCGAGAACATCGCCGCCGGCGAGGTGGAGGCCGTGCTCTGTGAACACCCCGGAGTCCGAAACGCCGCCTGCGTGTCGGTGCCGGATCCGATCCGGGGTGAGGAAGTGCTCGCCTACATCCAGCCCACCGGCGAGGCTCCCGACCCCGAGCGGATCCTCGACCACTGCCGGCAGCGGTTGGCGGCCTTCAAGGTCCCTCGGTATCTGGCCGTGGTGGCCGAGTTCCCGCTGACCCCGAGCCAGCGGGTCGAGAAACACAAGTTGCCCCGTTCGGTCCACGGGTGCTACGACGCCACCACCCGATCCTCCGGCTAG